TCCCGCGATGACCGCCGGGTCGTTGTAGGGCGAGACGTAGTGGCCGGGCAGCGTCATCGCGTGCGCCTCGGCCTCGTCGTAGGTCTCCCCGTGCTGGACGAGGCGCACCGGGAACGCGCGGATCCTGTCGACCTTGACCTGCGACGCCCGGGTCGAGACGACGACGGTGACGTCCGCGCCCGCCCTCGCGGCGGCGTACCCCATGCCGAGGCCGTGGTTGCCCGCGCTCGCCGTGACGGCCGGCTCCCCGCCCGGGAGCGCGGCGACGGCAGCGAGCGCGCCCCGCACCTTGAACGCGCCGACCGGCTGGAACGTCTCCAGCTTCAGCAGCGCGCCCGGCGCCAGGCCCGAGGGGACCAGCGGCGTGGGCGCGAGCTCGGCGGACACGGCCCGCCAGGCGCGGTCCAGGTCGTCCGGGCCGGGCGGGCGGACGGCGCGGGCCGTCATGCCCGCTCCCCCGGCGACCCGTCCAGCCGCTCGTGCAGGCGCTCCCGGATCTCCTCGGGGGTGTAGGAGCGGCGGCGGCGCTCGGCGCGCACGACCACGGCCCCGGTCGCGGCGACCCCGAGGAACCCGGCGACGCCCAGCGCCTTCCAGAGATTCGATGCTTTCCAGACGCCGGAACCCCTCAACGTGCGCATACGGCTACCGTAGCGACCATGCCGGGCACGAGCATCTCCCTCGACCAGGCCGTCGAGCTGACCCGCACCGGGGACGTGTGGCTGTTCCGCGGCCGCACGGTCGCCGACCGCGCCATCCAGATGACGACCAACAGCCCCGTCAACCACGTCGGCATGGCGGTGGTGATCGACGACCTGCCGCCGCTGATGTGGCACGCCGAGCTCGGCCGCTCGCTGCGGGACATGTGGACCGGCGGGCACCACCGCGGCGCGCAGCTGCACGACCTGCGGGACGCGGTGCTGGCCTGGGGGAACCGGTACGGGCAGCGGGCCTGGCTGCGGCAGCTCGACCCGCCGCCGACCCCGGCGATGGAGGACGCGGCGCTGCGCGCGGTGGCGCGGCTGGACGGCACGCCGTTCCCCTCCACGTCGAAGCTGGCGACGCGGTGGCTGCGCGGGCGGGTGCCGATCCGGCGGCCGGCCGAGCGGGACCCGAACCTGGAGACGGCGTTCTGCGCGGAGATCGTCGCGGTGACGTACCAGTCGATGGGGCTGCTGCCGAAGGGGCGCCGCCCGAACTGGTTCGACCCGGGCCGGTTCTGGAGCGGGGACGACCTGGGGCTGGAGACGGGCGCGGTGCTCGGCGGTGAGATCGCGGTCAGCGTCCCCGCGTCCTGACGGCCCGGCGGTCCCGCAGCGACCGCGGGTGCAGGCGGCGCCGGAACTGGCGCAGCCGCCCGGCCCTGGCGGTGACGAGGCGGCCGAGCTCGTCGGTGTGCCGCCACGCCTGGTCGGCGGCGCCGGGGTCCGGGTGGGACGCGGCGAACCGGCTGCGGTTGACCAGGTCGGCGAGCGGCCCGAGATGGCCGTGGGCGTCCTCGCCGACGGCGGACGCGCCGAAGCGGGCGACCTCGTGCGCGGTCAGCGTCCGGGCCGTGGACAGGCCGACGTCGGCGAGGTGGTCGAGCGCCTGGTGCCACGCGCCGGTGATGCGGGCGGCGGGCGTCCCGGCCCTCCGGCGCCGCCTCCGCAGGGCGGGGGCGAGCAGGACGGCGCCCAGATAGCCGATGGCGAGCGCGCCCGCCGCGAGCGCGGCGAACACCCACCACGGCGTGGGCCCGCCGTCCGCGGCGGCCGGCTTCCGCGGGTCGTTCTGCGTCGTGTCGCCCGGCCCCTGTCCGCGCTGCTGGGAGGCCGCGTTCTTCTGGGCCTGCTCCAGCTTCTGCTCGGTCTCACCCGCCGCGACGGAGTCGTTCTTCTTGGAGCGGCGCGCGCTGTCGGGCAGCGGGTTGAACCGGATCCAGCCGAGCCGGTCGAACTTGATCTCCGGCCACACCATCACGTCCCCGGACCGGACCTGGACGGTGTCGCCCGCGCGGTCGCCGCCGTCGAAGCCCACGGTGACGCGGGACGGCAGGCCGATCGTCCGGGCGAGCAGCGCGTAGGCGGTCGCGAAGTGCTCCGGCGTGCCGCGCCTGCCCTCGCCGAGGAAGTAGTCGAGCTGCCGGTAACCGTGCCCCGGCGGGGCGGTCACGTCGTACCGGGCGTACCGCTTGAGGTACTCGGCGAGCATCGCGGCCTTCTGGATGGGCGACACGGCGCCCCGCGTCGCGGCCTGGGCGAACCTGCGGAACTCGGCGATCTGGACGGGCGGCTCCTTCGCGCCCGGTCCCCACGGCAGCTCCCGCGCCGCCCTGGCCTCGGCGTCGGCGGCGACGTCCGCCCCGGCGAGGTCGTCGGCCGTCCATTCGGGGACGACGGAGTCGACGCGGTAGGTCTGGCCGGGGCGCAGCGGCCGCGCGGCGGCCAGCGCGCCGCTGCCGGGATCGACGACGACGGGGAGCCCGGCGACCTCCCGCGGCCGGTCGGCGGCGGGCACCCACACGCCCGGCAGGTCGCGGATCGTGATGTGCTGCGCGACCTCGTGCTCGCGGTCCGGGTCCGGCCCCTGCGGCACGCGGCTGCCCGTCGGGACGAAGCGGGCCGTGGACGACCACGTCACACCGTCGAAGCGGTCCAGGACGGCGAGCCGCTCGATCTCGTTCCGCTTCGACCGGACCGTGAACATCACCTGGTCGGGGCTGAGCAGCCAGCCGCCGACGCGGTCCAGGGGGCTGACGCCGTCGCGCTGCTGCGGCGGCGGCGCCTGCACCTGCTCGCGCGGGTCGTAGGGGTCGGCGCTGACGGGGACGACGGTTCCCGCGGCGAACGCCAGCGCCCCGAGGACGGCCGCGGCGGGGACGCCGACCAGCAGGGGCCGCCACGCGGCGCCCGGGCCGTCCGCGCGGACGAGGACCAGCACGGCGATGAGCACGACGGTGGCGGCGGCGAGCGGCAGGTTGGAGCCGGGACCGTCCACCCCGAGCAGCAGCGCGACCGCCCACACGCCGAGGACGGGCACGCAGGGCAGGGCGCGCGGCGAGGTGCGCAGCGCCAGCTCCGCCGCCGCGAACGCCGCCAGCCACACCACCACGTGCACCAGGACGAGGTACTCCGGCTTCGCGGGGGCGGGCAGCAGCGTGGTCAGGATCGACTTCCACGCTCCGAGGACCCCCTCGCGCAGCGTCTGCGGGAGCGTCCCGTCCCGGAGGGCGGGGCGCAGGACGGTCACCGAGACCGTTCCCGCCCAGGCGACGACGGTCAGCACCAGCGAGATCCACAGCGGCCACGGGCCCCTGTCCTTGCGCGGCCCCGACAGCAGCCCGCACAGCAGCGTCGGCACCGCCGCCGCGACGGCGGCGACGGGGACGACCGGGCCGAGACCGAAGACCCGCTGGAACGCCAGCCCGGCGACGGCGGCCAGGCAGGCCGTCACGACGATCGACGCGTACCGGGTCACCGGGCGGCCCCCAGCCGGTGCCATGCCTCGGCCAGCCCCTCCAGGTCGGTGAAGTCGACGAGCTGGACGCCGGGCGGCGCCGCCGCGGGGTCCCGCGGGCGGACCCGCAGCACGACGACCCGGTCGAAGCGGCCGCGGACGGCCGCGACGCGCCCGAGCTCGGCGGCGTCCGGGGTGATGAGGACGAGGGAACCGCCCGGACGCACGCGGCGCACCGCGTCCACGGCCGAACGCGGCCCCTCCCGCGTCTGGACGGAGGTGAGCCGGTCCAGGAGGACCTCGACGTCGTCCGGCCCGCCCCGCGTGTCGGCGACCTGGCCGTCGCCGGTGAGGATCCGGACGGGGAAGCTCGCCGACGCCGCCCCGGCCGCGACCGACGCCGCGGCGTCGACGGCCAGCTCGAAGTCGTCCGGCTCCGGCCACGAGCCGGGGCGCGCCTCCAGCACGACCGTCGTCGTCGGCAGGCTGGCGTCCACGAGCTGGCGGACCATCAGCGTCCCGGTGCGGGCCGACGACTTCCAGTGGACGTGGCGCAGCTCGTCCCCGATCACGTACTCGCGCAGCGCGTGGAAGGTCGCCGTCCCCGCCGGGGACCTGTCGCTGGTCGGGCCCTCCAGGTGGTGGGCGCGACCGGACGGCAGCAGCCCCAGCCGCACCGTCCTCGGCCGGACGAGCAGGACCCGCGGCGTCCCGTACTCGCGCACCCGGCGCGCCAGCCGGAGGGGGTCGGCGCGCACCAGCCGCAGCGGCCCCACCGGGATCTCACCGCGCCGGGACGTCGGCAGCCGGTAGGTCACGGTGCGCCCGCCGCCCGGGCGCAGCCGCGGGACGTCGACCGCGACCGGCGCGGAGCCCGCCGCGTCCTCGGCGCTGAGCCCGCGCACGCCGCGCCCCTTGTTCGTCACGTGCAGGACCCCGACGGCGGGCTCGCCGCGCGCCACCCGCTCCGGCGCGATCTCCCTGCGGACCTCCAGCCGGGGGCGCGGCAGCGTCCACAGCGCCGCCGCCCCCACCGCGGCGAGGCCCGCGACGGCCAGCGCGGCGGGTTCGGGATAGCCGAGCCACCAGCCCGCCGCGTACAGCGGGACCGAACCGGCCGCCGTCCCCCATCCGAGCGGCGTCAGCACGTCACACCCCGGCGGCCTGCGGCGTCGGCACGTCGCCCAGCGCCTCGGCGACCACGTCGGCGCCCGAGCGCCCGCGCAGCTCGGCCTCCGGCGTGACGATCAGCCGGTGCGCGATGACGGGGACCGCGAGCGCCTTGACGTCCTCGGGCACGATGTAGGAGCGGCCGGCCGCCGCCGCCCGCACCCGCGCGGCGCGCAGCAGCGCGATGCCC
The sequence above is a segment of the Actinomadura coerulea genome. Coding sequences within it:
- a CDS encoding DUF3488 and transglutaminase-like domain-containing protein, whose translation is MAPAGGRPVTRYASIVVTACLAAVAGLAFQRVFGLGPVVPVAAVAAAVPTLLCGLLSGPRKDRGPWPLWISLVLTVVAWAGTVSVTVLRPALRDGTLPQTLREGVLGAWKSILTTLLPAPAKPEYLVLVHVVVWLAAFAAAELALRTSPRALPCVPVLGVWAVALLLGVDGPGSNLPLAAATVVLIAVLVLVRADGPGAAWRPLLVGVPAAAVLGALAFAAGTVVPVSADPYDPREQVQAPPPQQRDGVSPLDRVGGWLLSPDQVMFTVRSKRNEIERLAVLDRFDGVTWSSTARFVPTGSRVPQGPDPDREHEVAQHITIRDLPGVWVPAADRPREVAGLPVVVDPGSGALAAARPLRPGQTYRVDSVVPEWTADDLAGADVAADAEARAARELPWGPGAKEPPVQIAEFRRFAQAATRGAVSPIQKAAMLAEYLKRYARYDVTAPPGHGYRQLDYFLGEGRRGTPEHFATAYALLARTIGLPSRVTVGFDGGDRAGDTVQVRSGDVMVWPEIKFDRLGWIRFNPLPDSARRSKKNDSVAAGETEQKLEQAQKNAASQQRGQGPGDTTQNDPRKPAAADGGPTPWWVFAALAAGALAIGYLGAVLLAPALRRRRRRAGTPAARITGAWHQALDHLADVGLSTARTLTAHEVARFGASAVGEDAHGHLGPLADLVNRSRFAASHPDPGAADQAWRHTDELGRLVTARAGRLRQFRRRLHPRSLRDRRAVRTRGR
- a CDS encoding DUF58 domain-containing protein, with protein sequence MLTPLGWGTAAGSVPLYAAGWWLGYPEPAALAVAGLAAVGAAALWTLPRPRLEVRREIAPERVARGEPAVGVLHVTNKGRGVRGLSAEDAAGSAPVAVDVPRLRPGGGRTVTYRLPTSRRGEIPVGPLRLVRADPLRLARRVREYGTPRVLLVRPRTVRLGLLPSGRAHHLEGPTSDRSPAGTATFHALREYVIGDELRHVHWKSSARTGTLMVRQLVDASLPTTTVVLEARPGSWPEPDDFELAVDAAASVAAGAASASFPVRILTGDGQVADTRGGPDDVEVLLDRLTSVQTREGPRSAVDAVRRVRPGGSLVLITPDAAELGRVAAVRGRFDRVVVLRVRPRDPAAAPPGVQLVDFTDLEGLAEAWHRLGAAR